CGCGTACCGGCACTCCTCCCTGACCCACCTCGGCGAGGCGGGGCGAGTCTGCTGATGCTGATGGCGAAGTCCCGACACAAGAAGCCGGAAAATGTCCGCCGGTACTTCAAGCCCTCCCCGGAGGCCATCGCCGAGCTGACCAGCCTGCTCGCCCCGGCAGACGCCCGGCGCTGATCCGTCGGGGGCAGGGCTTGGCGCCCCGTGGGCCTCGTGGCGATGGCCGTGAGCATGTACGCCCCTCGTTACCCCGCAGCCACTGACCTGGGCGCCAGCAGAGTCACCCCTGCGGTCTCCGCGCGTCATCCGAATGTGCCGGAAATCTGACGGCAGAATGCGCCTGAGGGCCTTGGTGCAGGCGCTGTCGAAGTCGCATCTCGTTTGTCTGTGTCATCGGCCGGCCGAACAGGCAGGCCCGTGTCGGGGCGCGAGTCCGGGTCTCTCGGGCTGGACGTTCCCCGCGGGCGCGCCCTGACGTTCCCCGTCCGGGCGTCGGACGCCGTGACGGCTCCAACGACGACGGGAGATTTTTATGAGTGCCTACCCGCCGATCGCCGATCACGGGATGGTCGGTGACCTTCAGACGGCCGCGTTGGTGTCCTCCGACGGGACGATCGACTGGTGGTGCACGCCCCGGTTCGATTCGCCCAGCGTGTTCGCGTCGCTGCTCGACAGCGAACGCGGGGGTTACTGCCGGCTGGCCGCGCACCTTCCGGGCGGGCAGGAGCCGGAGGTCCGCCAGCTCTACCTCTCGGATACCGCTGTCCTGGTCACGCGCTTTATGGCGCCGGGCGGCGTCGGTGAGGTCGCCGACTTCATGACCCCTCTGACCACCGGGACCCCGACGGACCGGCACCGCCTGGTGAGGGTGGTCAGGGTGGTGCGGGGCAGCATGGACTTCCGCCTGACCTGCCGTCCGCGGTTCGACTACGGCCGCGCCTCGCACACCCTGGAGCGGACCGGCGAGGCGGCCGCGGTCTTCCACGGCCCCGGCACCGACCTGCACCTGCAGGTCACCGGCCCCTTCGTGCTCCACCCCGATGACGACGACCTCACCGCCCGCTGCACCCTCACCGCCGGGCAGACCGCCGCCGTGGTCCTGACCTCCGATGCGAGCGGCGCCGCGGCCCCGGCGGAGCTGGTGCCCGAGGACATCCGGGCGGAGCTGGAGGCGTGCCGGAGGTTCTGGCACGGCTGGTTGCGCTCCTCCACCTACCGCGGCCGGTGGCGCGACATCGTCAACCGCTCCGCGATCACCCTCAAGCTGCTCACCTACGCCCCCACCGGCGCTCCGATCGCCGCCGCGACCATGGGGCTGCCCGAGCAGATCGGCGGCGAGCGCAACTGGGACTACCGCTACACGTGGGTCCGTGACTCCTCCCTGGCCGTCAGGGCGCTGTCCGACCTCGGGTTCGCTGACGAGTCCGCAGCCTTCCGCCGCTGGCTGCGCGATCGCCTGGAGGCAGGCGGCACCGCCTCGGGCGAGCCGCTTCAGATCATGTACCGCATCGACGGGGACCCCCACCTGACCGAGGAAGTCCTGGACCACCTGGAGGGCTACGAGGGCTCGGCCCCCGTACGGGCGGGCAACGCGGCCGCCGACCAGATCCAGCTCGACATCTACGGCGAGGCCGCCGACGCCCTGGCCCAGGCCGGCGAGATGGGAGGAATCCGCGGCTGGAAGACGTTCGCCGACGTGCTGGACTGGCTCGCCGACCACTGGGACCGGCCCGACGAGGGCATCTGGGAGACCCGCGGCGGGCAGCAGGAATTCACCTACAGCCGCCTCATGACCTGGGTCGCCTTCGACCGCGGCATCAAACTCGCGACCCTCCACTCCCGGCCCGCCGACACCGCTCGCTGGGCGCAGGCGCGCGACGCCGTGTTCCGGCAGATCGTCGAACGCGGCTGGAATGAGCAGCGGCAGGCGTTCGTCCAGCACTACGCCACGGACGTCCTGGACGCTTCCCTGCTGCTGATGCCCCGCGTCGGATTCCTCTCTCCCACGGACCCGGCCTGGCTCAGCACCCTGGACGCCATGGAGCAGGAGCTCGTCAGCGACAGCCTCGTCTACCGGTACAACCCCGAGGCCTCCCCGGACGGACTGCGCGGCTCCGAAGGCACCTTCAACCTCTGCAGCTTCCTCTACGTCGAGGCGCTGGCCCGCTCGGGCCGACTCCACCAGGCCCGCTACGCCTTCGACAAGATGCTGACCTACGCCAACCACGTCGGCCTGTTCGCCGAGGAGATCGGCCCGTCCGGCGAACAGATCGGCAACTTCCCCCAGGCGTTCACGCACCTCGCCCTGGTGGCCGCGGCCATCGCCCTCGACGAGCAGCTCGACCAGGCGGAACGCGGCGGAACCGATGGCTGACCCCGCCCCGGCCACACCTGCCGCCCTGCGGCGTGTCATCGCCCCGCTCGCCCTCGCCCAGTTCATCTGCAGCTTCGCCGGCTCCAACATGAACGTGATGATCAACGACATCAGCGAGGACCTCGACACGACCGTGCAGGGCGTCCAGGTCGCCATCACGATCTTCCTACTGGTGATGGCCGCCCTGATGATCCCCGGCGGCAAATTGACCGACCGCTACGGCCGCAAACGGTGCCTGCTCACCGGCCTCGTCATCTACGGCGTCGGCGCACTGCTCAGCGCCGCCGCACCGGGCCTGGGCGTCCTCATCCTGGGCAACTCCATCCTCGAAGGCGTCGGCACCGCCCTGCTCATCCCGCCCGTCTACATCCTCACCACACTGCTCTTCACCGACACGACCTCACGCGCCCGCGCATTCGGAATCATCATGGCGCTCGGAGGCATCGGCGCCGCGGCCGGGCCGCTGATCGGGGGGCTCATCACCTCGGCACTCAGCTGGCGCGCCGCGTTCGTCTTCCAGGCCCTGGTCATCGTCGTGATCATCTTTCTCAGCCGCCGCATCGAGGACCCCCTCCCGCCGGACCCGACCCGCCCCTTCGACACCGTCGGCACCGTACTGTCCGCCGTCGGCCTCGTCCTCGTCGTCACCGGCATCCTGGCCGCCGACAACAACGCCTGGCTGATGCTCGCCCTCCTCGCCCTCGGCGCACTCTTCCTGTTCGCCTTCTTCCGCTGGGTCCGAGCCAGGGAACGCGCAGGCAAGGAACCACTGCTCTCCACCAGCCTGTTCCGCATCCGCACCTCCAACCTCGGACTCGCCACCCAGAACACCCAGTGGCTACTCCTGATGGGGGTGTCCTTCACCGTGGCCTCCTACCTCCAGGTCGTCCGCGGCTACGACGCGATCCAGACCGGCGTGATCTTCACCGCGGCCACCCTCGGAATCCTCGTGTCCTCCCTCGCAGCCGAACGCCTCGCCAAGCGCCACACCCAGCGCACCCTCATCCTCACGGGATTCGTCACCACCATCGCCGGCATCGTCGTCCTGATCGTCGTGGTCGGCGGTTCCCCCAACCCCTGGGCCTTCGCCCCCGGACTCCTCCTCATCGGCCTCGGACTCGGCGTGATGCTCACCCCCTCGGTCAACATCGTCCAGTCGAGCTTCGCCGAGGACCAGCAGGGCGAGATCTCCGGCCTGTCCCGCAGCGTCTCCAACCTCGGCTCCTCCCTCGGCACGGCGATCGCCGGCACCATCCTCGTCGCCGGCCTCACCAGCCACGCCTACGCCGCCGCGATGATCACCCTGGCAGCCGTCGGACTCATCGGCCTCACCGCCGCCGTGCTCCTCCCTCACCACCCGCCGCACACCCCCGCCCCCACCGGCCGACAAGCCAGCGCTGAGTGAGGCAGAGGTCGCCTGCGGCGAGACTGCGGGTCGGTCTCCCTACCGGCCGGCCGGGCCTACCTCGGCCCGGTCTCCGGTGACGCCGGTCGGCTGGTGTACGTCCTGCGGCTGGACGTCGGCTCCCGCCCTACCCGGACGGGTAGGGCCGCTGGGTGCTTCTCACTCCTCGTCGCCGACGCCCGGGGCACGCAGTGGCCACAGGCCTCCAGGCAGGTCCGGCAGGGAGAACGAGTATCGGCCCAGCATGTTGATGTGATGCCGCACGAACGGTGAGAGGCGGGCCAGGTCCTCGTCACGGACGTCAAACCCGTCCGCGCGCAGCTGGGTGACGGCGGCGTCCATGTACCGGGTGTTGAACAGCACCAGCGCATTCAGTACCAGGCCGAGCACGCCGATCTGGTCCTCCATGCCGTCCTGGTAGCGCTGGTAGAGCTGCCCGGCGCGGCCGTGGAAGATCTTCCGCGTTGGTGAAAGCCCCGTAGTCGGCCGTGCGGTCGATGCGCCACATCTTCTGGTCCGGCAGGTCCGCCGGCTGCGGCGCGTACGCGAACCCGGCGAGCGTGAGCAGCCCGAAGACGATGTGGCTGTAGCTC
This genomic window from Streptomyces sp. NBC_01351 contains:
- a CDS encoding glycoside hydrolase family 15 protein; amino-acid sequence: MSAYPPIADHGMVGDLQTAALVSSDGTIDWWCTPRFDSPSVFASLLDSERGGYCRLAAHLPGGQEPEVRQLYLSDTAVLVTRFMAPGGVGEVADFMTPLTTGTPTDRHRLVRVVRVVRGSMDFRLTCRPRFDYGRASHTLERTGEAAAVFHGPGTDLHLQVTGPFVLHPDDDDLTARCTLTAGQTAAVVLTSDASGAAAPAELVPEDIRAELEACRRFWHGWLRSSTYRGRWRDIVNRSAITLKLLTYAPTGAPIAAATMGLPEQIGGERNWDYRYTWVRDSSLAVRALSDLGFADESAAFRRWLRDRLEAGGTASGEPLQIMYRIDGDPHLTEEVLDHLEGYEGSAPVRAGNAAADQIQLDIYGEAADALAQAGEMGGIRGWKTFADVLDWLADHWDRPDEGIWETRGGQQEFTYSRLMTWVAFDRGIKLATLHSRPADTARWAQARDAVFRQIVERGWNEQRQAFVQHYATDVLDASLLLMPRVGFLSPTDPAWLSTLDAMEQELVSDSLVYRYNPEASPDGLRGSEGTFNLCSFLYVEALARSGRLHQARYAFDKMLTYANHVGLFAEEIGPSGEQIGNFPQAFTHLALVAAAIALDEQLDQAERGGTDG
- a CDS encoding MFS transporter, producing the protein MADPAPATPAALRRVIAPLALAQFICSFAGSNMNVMINDISEDLDTTVQGVQVAITIFLLVMAALMIPGGKLTDRYGRKRCLLTGLVIYGVGALLSAAAPGLGVLILGNSILEGVGTALLIPPVYILTTLLFTDTTSRARAFGIIMALGGIGAAAGPLIGGLITSALSWRAAFVFQALVIVVIIFLSRRIEDPLPPDPTRPFDTVGTVLSAVGLVLVVTGILAADNNAWLMLALLALGALFLFAFFRWVRARERAGKEPLLSTSLFRIRTSNLGLATQNTQWLLLMGVSFTVASYLQVVRGYDAIQTGVIFTAATLGILVSSLAAERLAKRHTQRTLILTGFVTTIAGIVVLIVVVGGSPNPWAFAPGLLLIGLGLGVMLTPSVNIVQSSFAEDQQGEISGLSRSVSNLGSSLGTAIAGTILVAGLTSHAYAAAMITLAAVGLIGLTAAVLLPHHPPHTPAPTGRQASAE